The sequence ACATCACTGGCGGCTTGATGCTGGCGAGCTGCGGCGGCGGCGCGGCCGTGGCCTATCGTCAAGTCTGGCTGCAGAGCCTGCCGCCGGATCAAGTGCCCGCCTGCGGCCCCAGCCTGGAATATATGTTCGACAACCTGCCGTTCAGCGAAGCGTTCAGCACACTGATGATGGGCGACGGCAACTGCGCGGAAGTGGTGTGGACACTGTTCGGCCTGAGCATGCCGAACTGGGCGCTGATCGCCTTTGTCGGCCTTGGGCTGGCGGCCATCGCCAGCGCACTGCCCCAGGTCCG comes from Spongiibacter tropicus DSM 19543 and encodes:
- a CDS encoding disulfide bond formation protein B translates to MSISSRKIYLFILACCVGLLAYALYAQYVDGLHPCPLCITQRAFFTLTGLFALLGLIFHPQQTGRYITGGLMLASCGGGAAVAYRQVWLQSLPPDQVPACGPSLEYMFDNLPFSEAFSTLMMGDGNCAEVVWTLFGLSMPNWALIAFVGLGLAAIASALPQVRR